The following coding sequences lie in one Heyndrickxia oleronia genomic window:
- a CDS encoding DUF1492 domain-containing protein, with protein sequence MMTAKEFLKQAYRLNELINSDLEELQNLRELSRSVSSPVLEEKVSRTKCTDPPFEKYVIRIVDLEQQIQQEVERLIKLKSDIREAINQMENVDEKLLLRYRYINFLNWEEICANLNVSMRTVHRLHSSALQHLKVPK encoded by the coding sequence ATGATGACAGCTAAGGAATTCTTAAAACAGGCTTACCGTTTGAATGAATTGATTAATTCCGACCTTGAAGAGTTACAAAATTTAAGGGAACTATCAAGAAGTGTTTCATCCCCCGTTCTTGAGGAAAAAGTCAGTCGAACCAAGTGTACTGACCCACCCTTTGAAAAATATGTGATTAGAATAGTAGATTTGGAGCAACAGATACAACAAGAGGTGGAACGATTAATAAAGCTGAAATCAGATATCCGTGAAGCGATTAACCAGATGGAAAATGTGGATGAGAAGCTACTTCTTCGCTACCGATACATTAACTTTCTTAACTGGGAAGAAATCTGTGCTAACCTTAATGTTTCCATGAGAACCGTACACAGGCTTCATTCATCTGCTTTGCAACATCTAAAGGTTCCAAAATAA